The genomic stretch CAAAAGTATTCTCTACAATGGACACAGCAAGAGGCCCTGTAAAAAAGATCTTTTACGGACAGGATAAGCAGAAGTTTTACTTCTCTTTTGAAGCAGATATGGAAAGTTTGTGTGAGAGTGATAGTTTGGAGGTTATTATTGAACCGGGCAACATTCACGGAAAACTGACACTGCCCAATGAAACTATTGTTATTGACGGGGTAGAGATTTTTAATGTATGTGGCGATCTTTTAGAGATGAGTATTACAAAAGAGAACTTGGATGCAAAAGAGATACTGATCCGTTTTGAGATCGAAAAAGAGGGAAAAGTGGTGCAGATATTGCCGAGTTTCGGGGAGCTTAAAATCGATCTTTATGATGATTATTCCCATGAGTGGTTTGTGTAGGTAAGGGTAATGGAAAAAGTTACTTTGCTTTTTGGCGTACATATGCACCAGCCGGTAGACAATTTCAGCGAGTGTATAGAAGAAGCTGTTGAGAAAAGTTATAAACCTTTTTTTGAAGTGATGATGCGCAATTCGGAGTTTAAATTCTCTTTGCACTGCAGCGGATGGCTCCTTAATGAGATCCGGAAAAAATATCCTGAACTTTTTAAAGTGATGAAAACGCTCACAGAAAAAGGCTCAATAGAGTGGCTCACGGCAGGATACTATGAACCTGTGTTAAGTTCTATCCCCTCAAAAGATCGCATAGCACAGATCAAAAAATTAAACAGATTTTTAAAAAAACATTTAGGGGTTCATCCAAAGGGGCTTTGGCTCACTGAGCGGGTATGGGAGAGTGCTTTGATTCCGGACCTTGTAAAATGCGGTATAGAGTATGTAGTAGTGGATGATTACCATTTTTTAAGCAGTGGATTTGCGGCTGACAAGCTTGACGGATACTATACCACTGAAGAGGGGGGCGCAGAGTGTGCACTTTTTCCTATCTCCAAGCCGCTTCGTTATGATTTTCCTTTCTCAAACGTTGAAAAAGGGATTGAGAGTATATTCAAGTATGCAAATAAAGAGGGCTCGGCCGCTGTTTTTTTCGATGATGCAGAGAAGTTCGGATTGTGGCCGCACACTTTTGAGTGGGTGTATGAGAAAGGATGGCTGGAGAGTTTTGTACGTCAGGTATTGGCTCAGGAGCGAATCACTACACAACACTATACAGAGTATAAGCAAAAGCAGCACTCTTTGGGGATCGCTTATCTAAATAACACCTCCTATTTTGAGATGGGGGAGTGGAGTTTAAAAAACGGGAATGCCAAAGCGTTTCATGCCTTGCAAAACTACCTTGGCCAAGAGTATATGGAAAAACAAGGGATTGCATTTGTAAAAGGGGGGATATGGAAAAACTTTTTTGTTAAATATCCCGAGAGCAATTATCTGCATAAACGGATGTTATGGCTCAGTAAACAAAGCAGCAGTTTCTCCAGAGCACAAAAAGAGGCCTTGTATAAACTCCAAACAAATGATGTTTTTTGGCACGGGGTTTTCGGCGGGATCTATTTGCCAAATTTACGAGACAATGCCTATAGATATCTTTTAGAGATAGAAAGAGGATTTGAGCAGAAAGAGAAGGAGCTTTTAGATATTGATCAAGACGGATATCAAGAGCTCAAAGTAAGAACCGATGAACTCTCTTTAGTATTTTCGCTAAAAGAGGGGGGTGCTCTTATGGAGTTAGGCTCCTTTGAAACACTTTTTAACTGGCAAAACACTCTGATGAGAAAAGAGGAGAGCTACCATTTTCAACCTGAACTTGCAGAACATACTAAAGAGCTTGAGTCGATCCACGATGAGGTGGTTTTAGATGAGGTGCTTAAAAAAGAGCTGGTATTTGATGTTATCCCAAGGTACTCTTTTATCGACTGTTTTTCAACAAAACCTTTTGCGTTGGACTCGTTGAAAGGGGGGACTCAGGAGATACAAACACTTCAAACCCCTGCTGAATGTAAGTTACAAAAGGGTAATATATTGTTTTTTACACAAGGGAGTGTTTTCGAGCATAAAGAGGTGCAGATAGAAAAAAGATATAAGGTGAAACAAAAAGCGCTTCATCTTGATCTGCAACTGCTTAGCGAGTCAGAGGAGCGGCTTTATTACGGTTTGGAGTTTAATCTCCATTTTGCCCATCTGCTCACACTCACACTTAACGGAGAAAAAATAGCTGAAGGGTTCAGTCAAAAAAGTTGCAGGGAGGTTGCATTGTATGATGATTTTACAAATAAAACAGTGCGTTTGCGAAGTGATATGGAGTGTGATGTGCACGCATATATAGCAAGCAGTATTGCAAAAAGCGAAAGCGGATACGATAAAACACCCCAGCAATTGACACTGTTTTTTAGCTTCTCTTTGGAAAAAAGATTGGATCTGCATCTGAGCTTGGAGATATGCGATGTCTGAGATAAGACTAGATAGAATTGCTAATCAGTATGTGATTATAGCTCCTGAAAGGCTTCGAAGACCAAACAGCATAACAGCTTCAAAAGCTCCTAAAAACAAAAAAAGTAACTGCCCTTTTTGTGAAGGGAACGAGCACCTTACTCCAAAAGAGATCTTTGCTCTGCGCAAAAACGAGCCGGATATGTCCGGTTGGAAAACACGGGTTGTACCGAATCTTTACAAAGCTGTGCAGATAGAAGCTAGTGAGAGCTCAAAGCGTGACGGGATGTTTGAATCGGTCCCCGGGCTTGGAGCACATGAGATAGTTATTGACACCTCCTGTCACTCTTGCAATATGGAAGATCTTGATGAGATAGATGTACAAAACTGGCTTAAAACAATAGTAAGTAGGATAGAAGACTTACAAAAAGATAAGCGCTTGGTTTATATAAGTGTATTTAAAAATGTGGGTCAAGAAGCGGGTGCTACGCAGGAACATCCGCATACCCAGATTATTGCTTTGCCTGTGATGCCAAAAGATGCGATCTACTTTTTGAGCAGGAACATGCTCTATTATCAAAGACACGGAAGAGGGATAGTTGAAGATATTTTACACAACGAGATCTTGTTTAAAAAACGGCTTGTTACGCAAACACAGAGCTTTGTCGCTTTTTGTCCGTTTGCAAGCAGCTATCCTTTTGAGGTGATGATTGCTCCTGTACACAATATAGTCTCATTGAATAGAGCTAGTAAAAAAGAGTTGGAGGAGCTGGGATTTTTAGTAAAGTCGATATTTGCAAAACTGGCAAAACAGCTGGGTTCTTTTGATTATAATCTGGCTTTTATGCAGGCTCCGCTCAATCAAAACTTTGAAAATGAAAGCCACATGGCACTTTTAGAACAAAACTTCCGTTTTACTCTGCGAATAATTCCGAGAATCTATAATATCGGAGGGTTTGAGCTTTCAAGCGGCATGGCGATCAATTGTATGGAGCCAGAAGAGTGTGCAAGACTGCTGCGAGGTGAGGAGATATGAGAGTTTTATTTGCTGCGAGTGAGATGCTCCCTTATGTGAAAACGGGGGGACTTGCAGATGTTGCAGATGCACTTCCCAGAGCACTGAAAAAATATACCGATATCTCTGTTGTGATCCCATTATACGGTTTTTTAGAGCTGCAGAACCTAGAAAAAGTTGAGGATTTTGAACTTGAACTGGGTGGAATTTCATACAGTGTTGAAGTCTATTTTACTCTGCAAGAGGGGTTGGGTGTTTATTTTATAAAAGCACCCCTTTTAAGTACTACGCAGCACCTTTACGGGTATAACGATGTTGATTATGCAAACAACGATCTGCGTTTTGGGATCTTTAGTGCAAGCATTGTAGAGTTGGCTGTAAGACTAAAGATTGATCTTCTTCATCTCAATGACTGGCATACCGCGTTAGCAGCTCTGTTTATAGATCAAAAGTCGTTAGCGATAAAAACCGTATTTACTATCCATAATCTTGCCTATCAGGGGATATTTTCACAGGAATCTTGTGAACGGCTTGGGATTGAGCCTAGTTACTTTAATATGGATGCTTTAGAGTTTTACGGACAGCTAAACTCTATGAAAGGGGGGATTGCATACTCTGATGCCGTAACAACGGTAAGTCCAAGTTATGCACAAGAGATCCTCACAGATGAGTTTGGCTGCGGCTTGGAAGGGTTTTTACACTACCATGTCGAAAAGTTAAGCGGTATATTAAACGGAATCAATACGAAAGTTTTTGATCCTGCAAGTGATCCTTATCTTCACGAGTGTTACGACACTGCCACCTTAGAGAATAAGCATAAAAACAAAGCGGCATTTTTAAAAAACACCAAACTCAAAGATCCAAGAAAAACTTTGTTTGTTGTACTCTCAAGACTGGTGGAGCAAAAAGGGATCAACCTTTTAATAAAAGTGCTTCCCGAGATGTTGGAGAAAAAGATCAATATTTTTGTTTTGGGTGAGGGTGAAGAACTTTATACTAACAAACTAAACGCTCTGTCCTCTAAGTACTCAAACCTTGAATTTCAAAACGCTTATGATGAGGTGCTTTCCCATAAAGCATACGCCGCGGCAGATTTTTTTGTAATGCCCTCTTTGTTTGAGCCTTGCGGTTTGGCACAGATGATAGCTATGCGATACGGAGCTATCCCCATTGTCCATGCAACAGGGGGCTTAAAAGACAGTGTCCATGAAAAGAAAAATGGATGCGGCAGAGGTATTGTGTTTGAAAAGTTCACAAAAAAAGAGTTTTCCAAGGCGATAGGACGGGCTTTTAAACTTAAAAAAGATACTGAGGCTTTTAGGGAGTCGGTGGTTTTTAATATGGAGTGCGATTTCTCTTTTGAAACGGGAGCAAAGAGCTATATGAAGCTGTATGAGAGTCTGTTTTGAAGCTGTGTATAGATGCCGGAGGGACATATTTCCGTTATGCTCTTTATGAAGGGGAGCAAGAGCTTGATTCAGGGAGTGAGAAGTGTAACGGCACAGGTTTTATCTCTTGGATCGAAAAGCTGCTGCAAAGATACAAAGATGTAAAAACAATAGCTGTAGGGTATGCAGGACAGATAAAAGAGGGGAGTATTCTCGGCGCTCCAAATATAGAAGTGACAGAGCCAGATATTAAAAACTATTTTCAAAGCAAATACGATGTAAAGTTTTTAATACAAAACGATCTCTCCTGTGCCGTTTTGGCAGAAGCAAAATATTTTCAAACAGAGGAGATCAGCGCACTCTATGTAGGGAGCGGACTCGGACTCGGGGTTGTCACTAACGGAAGTTTGTTAGAGGGTTATAATGCGTTAGCTGGTGAGCTGGGGCATATCCCTTACAAAAAAGCTCCATTTGTTTGCGGCTGCGGCAAAGACAACTGCATAGAACTTTTTGCTTCAGGTTCCGGGCTAATGAAGTTTAAACACTATCTGAAAATTGATGCAACCCTTACATTACAAGAGCTTAGAGACTCTACGCTTGCGGAGCACAATGAGCTTTACAGGGAGTTTGAAGAGGCACTATTAGATGCAGTTGGTGTTGTAATTACCCTCTTTAATCCGGAGGTTTTGGTCTTAGGTGGCGGGATCATTACAGATGATGAAACTATCTTTGAAACGGTTTTAGCACGCTATAGAGAGTTTAGCATGCCGCAAAGTACACAAGGGCTGCGGATTGTTAAAACAAAACTACAAAACGCAGTGCTGCAAGGTGCATCGCTTTTAAAGGAGAATATATGAAACGAAAACTTAAAATCCTTTTTGCCGCTTCAGAAGCGGTTCCCTATGCAAAAACAGGCGGTTTGGCAGATGTAGCAGGGGCTCTTCCAAAAGCTATCGAGAAGCTTGGGCATGAGATCATTCTTGTATTGCCGAGATATTACAAGATCGATAAAGCAAATCTTACAAAATTAGAAACACCGCTTGGTGTACCGATGGGAAGTATGGGTGAGCTGTGGGCTGCGGTTTACACAACTACTTTGCCCCAAAGCAATGTACAGGTTTATTTTATCGATCATGAAAACTATTTCGGCAGGGCCGGGTTTTATGAAGAGGATAACTGCTCATACGAAGATAACGGTGAGCGTTTTGTTTTCTTTTCAAAAGCGGCATTGCAGTTGTGCAAGATGCTCCACTTTACCCCAGACATTATCCACGCTAACGATTGGCATACTGCACTGTTGCCTATTTTAGCCAAAACCCGTTTTATACACGATTTTGCTTATGCAAAAACAGTGTTTACAATCCACAATATGCAGCATCAGGGAGTTTTTCACAAAGGGTTGATGGATCTTTTAGAGATCGGCTGGGAACATTTTAATGCACATGAGTTTGAAAGTTTTAACCATCTCAATATGTTAAAAGGGGGAGTGATGCATGCCGATGCAGTAACTACAGTCTCCAAACGTTACGCTCGTGAGATCCAAACAGCAGAGTTTGGTTTCGGTTTAGATGGACATCTTTGGGCTCATAGAGAGAAAATATTTGGGATTCTAAACGGTGTAGATTATGATGAGTGGAACCCTTCAAAGGACAATTATATTGCGCAAACTTTTGATCATGATCAAATGGAAGGAAAAAGAGCGTGTAAACGCGCCCTGCAGAAGCACTTTAATTTAGAGCAGCGAGATGATGTAGCTCTGATCGGTTTTGTGGGTCGTTTTGCAGAGCAAAAAGGGATAGGGCTCATTGCAAGTGCTATCAACGGAATTTTGGACCATAATGTACAGATCGTAATGCTCGGAACGGGTGAAAAGTGGGCAGAAGGTTTCTTCTCGGGCGTCGCCCACCATAGAGAAAATTTTGGTTTATATGTTGGATACAGCGAAGCGCTTGCACACCAAATAGAAGCGGGGTGTGATATGTTTTTAATGCCTTCACTCTTTGAGCCTTGCGGACTGAACCAGATCTACAGTCTGCGCTACGGTACTTTGCCGATAGTGCGTGCAACGGGAGGGCTTGACGATACTATAGTGAATTTTGATGAGCATCATCGTCACGGTAACGGTTTTAAGTTTTACGATGCCACTTCCGAAGCACTCTACTACACAGTTTTATGGGCTCTAAATATATACTACAACGATAAAGATGCTTTTTTTGATATGCAACAGCATGCAATGGGCGAGCATTTTAGCTGGGATGATGCGGCGAAGAATTACGAAGAGGTCTATCGCTACATTTTAGACCCGGAAACTTATGAAAGACCAAAACAATGAAATATGCAACTTTTTACGATGTAAGTTTTTTTAGCGAGTTTGATATCTATCTTTTTAAAGAGGGTACACATACAAAACTCTATGAGCATTTAGGTGCACACCCTTATGTAAGAAACGGCCAAGAGGGTGTCTACTTTGCCGTGTGGGCACCGAGTGCAAAGGGAGTTTCTTTAATAGCTGATTTTAATAACTTCAATAATCAAACCCATCCGCTAAAGATGCGCCAAGACGGTTCCGGGATCTGGGAAGTGTTTGTTAGTGATGTTAGTGTTGAAGCACTCTATAAATACTACATAGATTCAGATAATGTACAGGTAAACAAAGAAAAAGCGGATCCTTTTGCATTTTTTGCCGAAGTGGCTCCGAAATCTGCTTCAAAAGTATGGGACCTTAATGTTTTTTCTTGGGATGATGCTACGTGGATGAAAAAACGTAAAAAACAAAACTCTCATAAAGCACCTGTAAGTATCTATGAGATCCATCTGGGTTCATGGAGGAGAAAAGTTGAGGATGATAACCGTTTTTTAAACTATGTGGAAGCTGCGAATGAACTTGCACACTACATAAAAGATCTTGGCTTTACCCATGTAGAACTGCTTCCGATTACCGAGTATCCATTTGAGGGCTCATGGGGGTATCAGGTAACCGGTTATTTTGCACCCACTGCCAGATACGGTACACCTGAACAGTTTAAAGAGTTTGTAAATATTATGCACAATCACGATATAGGTGTAATTTTAGACTGGGTACCGTCTCATTTTGTAACAGACGGGCATGGGCTTATCACGTTTGACGGTACATGTTTGTATGAGCATCAGGATCCAAGAAAAGGGTACCATCCGGAATGGGGAAGTGCGATTTTCAACTACGATCGAAATGAAGTACGCGCATTTCTGGTAAGTTCTGCCATGTTCTGGCTTGATAAATATCATCTTGACGGCATACGAGTAGATGCTGTTGCTTCTATGCTCTATCTTGATTATGCAAGAGAGGATGGGGAGTGGCTGCCAAATGAGGACGGCGGCAACATAAACAAAGGTGCCGTAGAGTTTTTACGCCATCTTAATACCAGTGCATATGCACAGTACAAAGATATTATGATGTTTGCCGAGGAGTCTACAAACTATCCAATGGTAAGCGGTGCTGTGAGTGACGGGGGACTTGGGTTTGGATATAAATGGAATATGGGGTGGATGCACGACACTCTCAAATATATGAAAAATGATCCGATCCACAGACAGCATCACCATAAAAACCTCACTTTCAGTTTTGTCTATATGTATAACGAAAACTATGTTTTGCCTCTGAGTCACGATGAAGTGGTGCATATGAAAGGTTCTTTGATTAACAAAATGCCGGGAGAATATCAGAAAAAGTTTGCAAATCTCCGGGCACTTTACAGTTTAATGTATGCGCATCCCGGTAAAAAACTTCTTTTTATGGGTGGGGAATTTGCCCAGTTTGCAGAGTGGAATTTCTCACAAAGTCTTGATTGGCATCTTTTACAAAACCAAAACCATTCAGGGGTGCAAAAACTTATACAAACACTCAATACACTTTATAAAAATGAGCCCGCTCTTTATAAAAATGATGTAGAGAGTAACGGTTTTGAATGGATCGATGAAAACGATTACAGGGCAAATGTTATCGCATTTATCCGTAAAGGCAATACAAAAGAGAAACAGTTGATAATAGTATGTAATTTTTCCGATAAAGCACATATCGGGTATATGCTAGGAGTACCGAAACGCGGGGAGTATAAAGAGATCTTTAACTCTGAAGATGAAGCTTTTGGAGGGAGTGGAAGTTTGAATGGGGGTGTTTTAAAAACGACTCCGAAAAGTTACCATGGCAGAAAAAATATGATCAGCCTTAATTTGCCGCCTCTGAGCGTACTCTATCTGCAAAAAACACTATAGAAACCTGATACCAAACATAAAAGAGGGTATAATTGCATTATATTTTTAAAAGATATAGAAGGATGTAAATTGAAAAATTTGAAGATAGTTTTAGCACTACTCTCGCTGGTAGTTGTCGTTTTGATCCTCACAACAGGTTCAAATGAGCAAAAACTCTCTTCAAAGCCTCTTGTAACAACAAGTAATTTTGCTATTTACGATCTAACAAAACATATCGGCGGTGATAAAATAGAGCTGGTAAATATTTTACCTTTTGGGGTAGACCCTCATAGTTTTGAACCGACACCGAAAATTGTTGCCAAACTTGAAAAGAGCAAGCTTTTTTTCTATAGCGGCGATGTTTTGGAGCCATGGGCTCAGCATCTTGCATCTGAGGTACATAAACTTAATATGAGCAAGTACGTTACTCTCAAAACTCTTGAAGAGGAAGATGAAGACCATGATGATGAGGATGAAGAGCATGAGGCACATCATCAACATCACGGAGCATACGATCCCCATTATTGGCTCGATATTGACAATATGAAACAACTCTCATTTGTGGTTACAGAGCAGTTGAGTAAAGTCGATCCAAAGAACAAACATTATTTTGAAAAAAATAAAGAGCAATATATCAAGCAGTTGGATCAACTTGACGGTGCATACAAACAACAACTTCTTGAGTGTAAACTAGATACTATCATTGTTACACACAATGCATTTTCTTATTTAGCAGATAGATACGGTTTTAAAGTTGAGTCTTTAACAGGGCTTTCAACAGAAGCACAGCCGAGTGCCGAGGATGTAAAACATCTTCTTCAGGAAATAAAAGAGAAAAATATACAAGTTGTTTTTTTCGAAAATTTTGCCAACAATAAAAATATTCAAACAATTGCTGATGATATGGGTGTAAGGGTTGATAGTTTACAACCGCTTGGAAATATAACGGGGGAAGAGATGACTCTTAAACTGGACTATATTGATATTATGAAGATAAATTTAGACAAAATTGCTGAGGCTATGCAGTGCCGTTAAAGTTTAAACTTCCTATTTTTGATGTAAAAAATCTCTGTTTTGAGGTTATGGATCAAAAGATACTCAGCAATATCAGTTTTCATATTTTCAGCGGTGAGTATATCGCTATAATCGGGCCAAATGGTGGTGGAAAAACTACCCTTATCCGCACTTTGCTTGGACTAGAAAAAGCAACATCCGGATCTATCAAGATATTTGGAAAAGAGCAAAAAAAATTTAAAGAGTGGTATAAGATAGGGTATGTGCCTCAGCGTGCATCACTGGTTGACCAAAATTTTCCTGCAACGGTTGAAGATATTGTAAAGATGGGAAGAGTTGCCAAGAGAAAACTTTTTTCAAGAACATCCTCAGAAGATATACAAGCGGTGGAAGATGCAATGGAGAAGATGGATATTACACATCTTAAAGATAAGATGGTTGGTACTCTCTCAGGCGGTCAGCGTCAACGTGTGATGATTGCACGTGCTCTGGCTTCTTCTCCTCGTATTTTAATCCTTGATGAACCAAATACAGGTGTTGATGTAAAGTCGCAACAAAGATTTTACGAACTATTACGTAAGTTAAATAAAGAGGATGGGATCACTATTTTGTTTATTACACACGATATCGGTGTGATCGCAGATGATATTGCAAGACTTTTCACAATCAACCAAAAAGCGACAATATGCAATAACCCTAAAGAGGCACTCTCATGTGAAGAGATGAGTGAACTTTACGGGATCGATGCCCATCTGATTCATATGCATAAGCATGAGCATTAGGATATTGATATGTTAGAGATGTTTGATTATGATTTTATGCAGCGTGCTTTTATCGCAGGGATATTTATAGCTATTTTAGCCTCTATAGGTGGAACGTTTGTTGTACTTAAACGCTATTCCCTTATTAGTGAGACCTTGGCTCATTCTGCTTTAGTCGGTGTTGCTGTAGGTTTAGTTGCCGGATATAATCCGATGTGGGTAGCGGTAGTAGTTGCCGTGATGTTTGCATGGCTTATAGAGTACCTTAGAAGCTCGTTTTCTTTGTATTCCGATGCAATACTCTCAATTATTCTTTCAGGGGCTTTAGCCTTATCTGTGATCATTGTTTCAGTCGGCGGGTCATTTAACAACTCCCTCTTCTCA from Sulfurimonas sp. hsl 1-7 encodes the following:
- a CDS encoding alpha-amylase/4-alpha-glucanotransferase domain-containing protein, translating into MEKVTLLFGVHMHQPVDNFSECIEEAVEKSYKPFFEVMMRNSEFKFSLHCSGWLLNEIRKKYPELFKVMKTLTEKGSIEWLTAGYYEPVLSSIPSKDRIAQIKKLNRFLKKHLGVHPKGLWLTERVWESALIPDLVKCGIEYVVVDDYHFLSSGFAADKLDGYYTTEEGGAECALFPISKPLRYDFPFSNVEKGIESIFKYANKEGSAAVFFDDAEKFGLWPHTFEWVYEKGWLESFVRQVLAQERITTQHYTEYKQKQHSLGIAYLNNTSYFEMGEWSLKNGNAKAFHALQNYLGQEYMEKQGIAFVKGGIWKNFFVKYPESNYLHKRMLWLSKQSSSFSRAQKEALYKLQTNDVFWHGVFGGIYLPNLRDNAYRYLLEIERGFEQKEKELLDIDQDGYQELKVRTDELSLVFSLKEGGALMELGSFETLFNWQNTLMRKEESYHFQPELAEHTKELESIHDEVVLDEVLKKELVFDVIPRYSFIDCFSTKPFALDSLKGGTQEIQTLQTPAECKLQKGNILFFTQGSVFEHKEVQIEKRYKVKQKALHLDLQLLSESEERLYYGLEFNLHFAHLLTLTLNGEKIAEGFSQKSCREVALYDDFTNKTVRLRSDMECDVHAYIASSIAKSESGYDKTPQQLTLFFSFSLEKRLDLHLSLEICDV
- the galT gene encoding galactose-1-phosphate uridylyltransferase, producing MSEIRLDRIANQYVIIAPERLRRPNSITASKAPKNKKSNCPFCEGNEHLTPKEIFALRKNEPDMSGWKTRVVPNLYKAVQIEASESSKRDGMFESVPGLGAHEIVIDTSCHSCNMEDLDEIDVQNWLKTIVSRIEDLQKDKRLVYISVFKNVGQEAGATQEHPHTQIIALPVMPKDAIYFLSRNMLYYQRHGRGIVEDILHNEILFKKRLVTQTQSFVAFCPFASSYPFEVMIAPVHNIVSLNRASKKELEELGFLVKSIFAKLAKQLGSFDYNLAFMQAPLNQNFENESHMALLEQNFRFTLRIIPRIYNIGGFELSSGMAINCMEPEECARLLRGEEI
- a CDS encoding glycogen synthase codes for the protein MRVLFAASEMLPYVKTGGLADVADALPRALKKYTDISVVIPLYGFLELQNLEKVEDFELELGGISYSVEVYFTLQEGLGVYFIKAPLLSTTQHLYGYNDVDYANNDLRFGIFSASIVELAVRLKIDLLHLNDWHTALAALFIDQKSLAIKTVFTIHNLAYQGIFSQESCERLGIEPSYFNMDALEFYGQLNSMKGGIAYSDAVTTVSPSYAQEILTDEFGCGLEGFLHYHVEKLSGILNGINTKVFDPASDPYLHECYDTATLENKHKNKAAFLKNTKLKDPRKTLFVVLSRLVEQKGINLLIKVLPEMLEKKINIFVLGEGEELYTNKLNALSSKYSNLEFQNAYDEVLSHKAYAAADFFVMPSLFEPCGLAQMIAMRYGAIPIVHATGGLKDSVHEKKNGCGRGIVFEKFTKKEFSKAIGRAFKLKKDTEAFRESVVFNMECDFSFETGAKSYMKLYESLF
- a CDS encoding ROK family protein; the protein is MKLCIDAGGTYFRYALYEGEQELDSGSEKCNGTGFISWIEKLLQRYKDVKTIAVGYAGQIKEGSILGAPNIEVTEPDIKNYFQSKYDVKFLIQNDLSCAVLAEAKYFQTEEISALYVGSGLGLGVVTNGSLLEGYNALAGELGHIPYKKAPFVCGCGKDNCIELFASGSGLMKFKHYLKIDATLTLQELRDSTLAEHNELYREFEEALLDAVGVVITLFNPEVLVLGGGIITDDETIFETVLARYREFSMPQSTQGLRIVKTKLQNAVLQGASLLKENI
- the glgA gene encoding glycogen synthase GlgA, with product MKRKLKILFAASEAVPYAKTGGLADVAGALPKAIEKLGHEIILVLPRYYKIDKANLTKLETPLGVPMGSMGELWAAVYTTTLPQSNVQVYFIDHENYFGRAGFYEEDNCSYEDNGERFVFFSKAALQLCKMLHFTPDIIHANDWHTALLPILAKTRFIHDFAYAKTVFTIHNMQHQGVFHKGLMDLLEIGWEHFNAHEFESFNHLNMLKGGVMHADAVTTVSKRYAREIQTAEFGFGLDGHLWAHREKIFGILNGVDYDEWNPSKDNYIAQTFDHDQMEGKRACKRALQKHFNLEQRDDVALIGFVGRFAEQKGIGLIASAINGILDHNVQIVMLGTGEKWAEGFFSGVAHHRENFGLYVGYSEALAHQIEAGCDMFLMPSLFEPCGLNQIYSLRYGTLPIVRATGGLDDTIVNFDEHHRHGNGFKFYDATSEALYYTVLWALNIYYNDKDAFFDMQQHAMGEHFSWDDAAKNYEEVYRYILDPETYERPKQ
- the glgB gene encoding 1,4-alpha-glucan branching protein GlgB, with the protein product MKYATFYDVSFFSEFDIYLFKEGTHTKLYEHLGAHPYVRNGQEGVYFAVWAPSAKGVSLIADFNNFNNQTHPLKMRQDGSGIWEVFVSDVSVEALYKYYIDSDNVQVNKEKADPFAFFAEVAPKSASKVWDLNVFSWDDATWMKKRKKQNSHKAPVSIYEIHLGSWRRKVEDDNRFLNYVEAANELAHYIKDLGFTHVELLPITEYPFEGSWGYQVTGYFAPTARYGTPEQFKEFVNIMHNHDIGVILDWVPSHFVTDGHGLITFDGTCLYEHQDPRKGYHPEWGSAIFNYDRNEVRAFLVSSAMFWLDKYHLDGIRVDAVASMLYLDYAREDGEWLPNEDGGNINKGAVEFLRHLNTSAYAQYKDIMMFAEESTNYPMVSGAVSDGGLGFGYKWNMGWMHDTLKYMKNDPIHRQHHHKNLTFSFVYMYNENYVLPLSHDEVVHMKGSLINKMPGEYQKKFANLRALYSLMYAHPGKKLLFMGGEFAQFAEWNFSQSLDWHLLQNQNHSGVQKLIQTLNTLYKNEPALYKNDVESNGFEWIDENDYRANVIAFIRKGNTKEKQLIIVCNFSDKAHIGYMLGVPKRGEYKEIFNSEDEAFGGSGSLNGGVLKTTPKSYHGRKNMISLNLPPLSVLYLQKTL
- a CDS encoding metal ABC transporter substrate-binding protein produces the protein MKNLKIVLALLSLVVVVLILTTGSNEQKLSSKPLVTTSNFAIYDLTKHIGGDKIELVNILPFGVDPHSFEPTPKIVAKLEKSKLFFYSGDVLEPWAQHLASEVHKLNMSKYVTLKTLEEEDEDHDDEDEEHEAHHQHHGAYDPHYWLDIDNMKQLSFVVTEQLSKVDPKNKHYFEKNKEQYIKQLDQLDGAYKQQLLECKLDTIIVTHNAFSYLADRYGFKVESLTGLSTEAQPSAEDVKHLLQEIKEKNIQVVFFENFANNKNIQTIADDMGVRVDSLQPLGNITGEEMTLKLDYIDIMKINLDKIAEAMQCR
- a CDS encoding metal ABC transporter ATP-binding protein, with the protein product MPLKFKLPIFDVKNLCFEVMDQKILSNISFHIFSGEYIAIIGPNGGGKTTLIRTLLGLEKATSGSIKIFGKEQKKFKEWYKIGYVPQRASLVDQNFPATVEDIVKMGRVAKRKLFSRTSSEDIQAVEDAMEKMDITHLKDKMVGTLSGGQRQRVMIARALASSPRILILDEPNTGVDVKSQQRFYELLRKLNKEDGITILFITHDIGVIADDIARLFTINQKATICNNPKEALSCEEMSELYGIDAHLIHMHKHEH